In Penicillium psychrofluorescens genome assembly, chromosome: 5, a single window of DNA contains:
- a CDS encoding uncharacterized protein (ID:PFLUO_008095-T1.cds;~source:funannotate) has protein sequence MVQSSVLGFPRMGKLRDLKKATESYWSGKTSRDELLAEGKRLRLEHWKIQKAAGVDIIPSNDFAFYDQVLDHIQLFGVVPERYSKYNLHALDEYFAMGRGLQKEGVDVPSLEMVKWFDSNYHYVKPTLQDNQVFKLAAEPKPVVQFLEAKEAGVVTRPVILGPVSFLTLGKADRGQSVDPISKLNELLPLYEELLAKLKAAGAEDVQIDEPVLVFDLPAKSKAAFKPAYEKLGNLGDKAPRLTLATYFGDIVHNIDVLPSLQNLYGIHVDLVRNPEQLDTVVGALGPKQVLSAGVVDGRNIWKTNFKAAIEKVELAIQKLGKERVIVATSSSLLHVPHTLESEKKLDAEIRDWFSFAVEKLSEVVVIAKAVTEGPAAVKEQLQANAESVQSRASSKRTNDPAVKARQDGVTPEMHNRKSPFATRIAEQKKSIKLPLFPTTTIGSFPQTKEIRVQRNKFTKGEITAQEYEKFIEQEIAEVVKIQEELDLDVLVHGEPERNDMVQYFGERLTGYVFTTHAWVQSYGSRCVRPPIIVGDISRPAPMTVKESKYAVSISKKPMKGMLTGPITCLRWSFPRDDVHQSVQAQQLALALRDEVVDLEAAGVKVIQVDEPALREGLPLRSGSEREKYIKWAVEAFRLSTAGVTDVTQIHSHFCYSEFQDFFHAIAALDTDVLSIENSKSDAKLLKVFVDEKFLAHIGPGVFDIHSPRVPSQQEITDRISEMLQFLTPEQLWINPDCGLKTRGWTETKASLTNMVNAAKHFRKQHAQ, from the exons ATGGTTCAATC TTCCGTTCTGGGCTTCCCTCGTATGGGCAAGCTCCGTGACCTCAAGAAGGCCACCGAGTCCTACTGGTCTGGCAAGACCTCCCGTGATGAGCTCCTCGCCGAGGGCAAGCGTCTCCGTCTGGAGCACtggaagatccagaaggctGCTGGCGTGGACATCATCCCCAGCAATGACTTTGCTTTCTAC GACCAAGTCCTGGACCACATCCAGCTGTTCGGTGTCGTGCCCGAGCGCTACTCCAAGTACAACCTCCACGCCCTTGACGAGTACTTCGCCATGGGCCGTGGTCTGCAGAAGGAGGGTGTTGATGTTCCCAGTCTG GAAATGGTCAAATGGTTTGACTCCAACTACCACTACGTCAAGCCCACCCTGCAGGACAACCAGGTCTTCAAGCTCGCTGCCGAGCCCAAGCCCGTGGTTCAGTTCctcgaggccaaggaggccggcGTCGTGACCCGCCCCGTCATCCTGGGTCCCGTCTCTTTCCTGACCCTCGGCAAGGCCGACCGTGGCCAGTCCGTTGACCCCATCTCCAAGCTGAACGAGCTCCTCCCTCTGTACGAGGAGCTTCTGGCCAAGCTGAAGGCTGCCGGTGCTGAGGACGTCCAGATTGACGAGCCCGTCCTGGTCTTCGACCTCCCCGCCAAGTCCAAGGCTGCTTTCAAGCCCGCCTACGAGAAGCTGGGCAACCTCGGTGACAAGGCTCCCCGCCTGACCCTGGCTACCTACTTCGGTGATATCGTCCACAACATCGATGTCCTCCCTTCGCTGCAGAACCTTTACGGTATCCACGTGGACCTTGTCCGCAACCCCGAGCAGCTCGACACTGTTGTCGGTGCCCTGGGCCCCAAGCAGGTTCTGTCTGCTGGTGTCGTTGATGGCCGTAACATCTGGAAGACCAACTTCAAGGCCGCCAtcgagaaggtcgagctTGCCATTCAGAAGCTCGGCAAGGAGCgcgtcatcgtcgccaccTCCAGCTCCCTGCTTCACGTTCCCCACACCctggagagcgagaagaagctcgATGCTGAGATCCGTGACTGGTTCAGCTTTGCTGTTGAGAAGCTCTCCGAGGTTGTCGTgatcgccaaggccgtcaCTGAGGGCCCCGCCGCTGTCAAggagcagctccaggccAACGCCGAGTCTGTTCAGAGCCGTGCTAGCTCCAAGCGCACCAACGACCCCGCCGTCAAGGCCCGCCAGGATGGTGTCACCCCCGAGATGCACAACCGCAAGTCTCCCTTCGCTACTCGCATTgctgagcagaagaagagcatcaAGTTGCCCCTGTTCCCTACCACCACCATTGGCAGCTTCCCTCAGACCAAGGAGATCCGCGTCCAGCGTAACAAGTTCACCAAGGGCGAGATCACTGCCCAGGAGTACGAGAAGTTCATTGAGCAGGAGATCGCCGAGGTTGTCAAGATCCAGGAGGAGCTCGACCTCGatgtcctcgtccacggtgaGCCCGAGCGCAACGACATGGTGCAGTACTTCGGTGAGCGTCTCACCGGTTACGTTTTCACCACCCACGCCTGGGTCCAGAGCTACGGCTCCCGTTGCGTGCGTCCCCCCATCATCGTGGGTGACATCTCTCGCCCGGCTCCCATGACCGTTAAGGAGTCTAAGTACGCTGTGTCGatctccaagaagcccatgaAGGGCATGCTGACTGGCCCCATCACCTGCCTGCGGTGGTCCTTCCCCCGTGACGATGTCCACCAGTCCGTCCAGGCTCAGCAGCTCGCTCTTGCTCTGCGCGACGAGGTCGTTGACCTTGAGGCTGCCGGTgtcaaggtcatccaggTCGATGAGCCTGCTCTGCGTGAGGGTCTGCCCCTCCGCTCTGGTTCTGAGCGTGAGAAGTACATCAAGTGGGCTGTTGAGGCTTTCCGCCTCTCCACCGCTGGTGTCACCGACGTGACTCAGATCCACTCTCACTTCTGTTACTCCGAGTTCCAGGACTTCTTCCACGCCATTGCTGCTCTGGACACCGATGTCCTGTCCATCGAGAACAGCAAGTCTGATGCTAAGCTCCTTAAGGTCTTCGTTGACGAGAAGTTCCTTGCCCACATTGGACCTGGCGTGTTTGATATC CACTCCCCGCGTGTTCCTAGCCAGCAGGAGATCACTGACCGTATCTCGGAGATGCTGCAATTCCTTACTCCCGAGCAGCTCTGGATCAACCCCGATTGCGGTCTGAAGACTCGCGGTTGGACCGAGACTAA GGCTTCTCTCACCAACATGGTGAACGCTGCTAAGCACTTCCGCAAGCAGCACGCCCAGTAA
- a CDS encoding uncharacterized protein (ID:PFLUO_008096-T1.cds;~source:funannotate) yields MGATVSSFWASLPSGADFYPLTPEAWHVVLNSFQYFPLVTTLQWLVSWHPAGKTSLQSSIFNIPGRVAWCAMEIIGPVNLLYNLTRPSPTLPALADLPTINKLVVALYCIHYFNRAIISPFFAAPSMSPIHALVMTMAMGFNWFNSSCIAGWLRGYALPVPGYTTDGTGAGLATSYPVVTDMLPVVGVAVFAIGMVGNIYSERKLFQLRRESAAKQSAKKTDNDAGQTTTKYAKVYVIPPRQGVFRYILYPHYAFEWLEWVGFALAGTAVFPLSPTSASLATRSELVAPPLTLAPWLVPAAWLADWLAVPLPLPGVLFVVNAVANMLPHARWGRKWYVEKFGEKAVAGRGAAVPGCAWM; encoded by the exons ATGGGTGCCaccgtctcttctttctgGGCCTCCCTGCCCTCCGGGGCTGACTTTTACCCGCTAACCCCGGAAGCCTGGCACGTCGTACTAAACAGCTTCCAGTACTTCCCCTTG GTCACCACCCTGCAATGGCTCGTTTCGTGGCACCCAGCCGGCAAAACCTCCCTGCAGTCctcgatcttcaacatcccaGGCCGCGTAGCCTGGTGCGCCATGGAGATCATCGGCCCCGTCAACCTCCTCTATAACCTGACGCGCCCATCGCCCACCCTGCCCGCGCTTGCAGACCTGCCCACCATCAACAAGCTCGTCGTCGCGCTCTACTGCATCCACTACTTCAACCGCGCTATCatctcgcccttcttcgccgcTCCCAGCATGTCCCCCATCCACGCCTTGGTCATGACCATGGCTATGGGCTTTAACTGGTTCAATTCGTCGTGCATTGCCGGCTGGTTGCGCGGCTACGCGCTTCCCGTCCCGGGGTACACGACAGATGGCACCGGCGCGGGTCTGGCGACTTCGTACCCCGTCGTCACGGATATGCTCCCCGTTGTAGGCGTCGCAGTGTTCGCAATCGGCATGGTAGGCAACATCTACTCCGAGCGCAAACTATTCCAGCTCCGTCGCGAGTCCGCCGCCAAACAATccgccaagaagaccgacAATGATGCTGGCCAAACCACAACCAAGTACGCAAAGGTCTATGTCATCCCGCCCCGCCAAGGCGTCTTCCGCTACATCCTATACCCGCACTACGCCTTCGAGTGGCTAGAGTGGGTAGGGTTCGCGCTCGCCGGAACAGCcgtcttccctctctccccgaCGAGTGCGTCGCTCGCAACCAGGAGCGAACTCGTCGCGCCCCCGCTTACCCTCGCGCCCTGGCTGGTCCCCGCGGCGTGGCTGGCGGATTGGTTGGCGGTGCCGCTGCCTCTTCCGGGGGTGTTGTTTGTTGTCAATGCTGTTGCGAATATGCTGCCTCATGCCCGTTGGGGCCGGAAGTGGTATGTCGAGAAGTTTGGGGAGAAGGCTGTTGCGGGGAGGGGGGCTGCTGTGCCGGGATGTGCAtggatgtga
- a CDS encoding uncharacterized protein (ID:PFLUO_008097-T1.cds;~source:funannotate), translating to MSDSLSDADKIRNKRLAKLSNPSPPAESGSDSSQNPSTPSPSHTPLPAQQSTKPQSTPTARSSTPQQQQTEGKRIKITPASPSTSTSTPDRPRSTGPSASKTPPPPKPEESIEAFEDRTLSAVFKLTLREDRQRDIHGHALVYLPGLQAELQDEGQELRIQTAVLDQALLEAASKAENQRPLDYLIPCWKRITRLHKGFRRAGDDDPKFRVLVEARRLCMSYCIFAITMPEMFGIESSEPSPLAPYLLNEPEDDKGIDFEFMTEAVKRFEEDESVKPAFIAAVEVLSSELASKTVNDDYKPYAMALRNLVRHGAIAGAITESSIFNASKDAAQFEKKTLLGPWFSLSPLQGTVTMSYFSSPKTRDQSYILNSQRSLRMMQQMLSSDLLDVVNHMIRASKEARDRVLDWFATALNINHKRRAMQVDPEQVSSDGFMFNITTCLDQLCEPFMDANFTKIDRIDAEYLHRDSRVDMRDETKINADQHASDAFYSKKAEGTSNFITEIFFLTVAAHHYGSESLTSKLEQLEKDLRHMESTITKFELERHKWAGNPMQLRVFEQALKRYKDKLDLGLALKYSLQGVLFDDQWQARSMLFMRYVTVWLLRLVSRKEVPREEISLPLPEQQPEVFQCLPEYFLEDIVSNFKFIMWCMPQIITATQGDELVMLCITFLESSEYIKNPYLKAGLVSILFRGTWPRPGGGRGALVDLLSSMPFANNNLLHAIMKFYIEAEHTGTHTQFFDKFNIRYEIFQIIKCIWPNVLYREKLSKQAQENLDFFVRFVNLLLNDVTYVLDESFGAFKTIHNTQVELTQSGDSMDETTRQEREENLSSAQRSAKSYMQLTNETVAMLKLFTEALADSFTMPEIVQRLADMLDYNLDAMVGSKSSNLRVDNLQEYGFSPRSLLSEITDVYLNLMKKQNFIVAVARDGRSYKPANFEKAAEILRKWSLKSPEELRRWGQLQKKVQEAKEVDDQAEEDLGEMPDEFLDPLMFTLMEDPVILPSSRVSIDRATIRSHLLSDPHDPFNRVLLKMEDVMPDTELKAKIEAFKAERMAAKHKDRMDTAAD from the exons ATGTCCGACTCTCTCTCTGATGCGGACAAG ATCCGGAACAAGCGTCTTGCCAAACTCTCCAACCCCTCCCCACCAGCAGAAAGTGGCTCCGACTCCAGTCAGAAcccatccacgccctccCCCTCACACACCCCGTTGCCCGCTCAACAATCCACCAAACCACAAAGCACCCCGACAGCCAGATCTTCCAcgccgcagcaacaacagACAGAAGGAAAACGAATCAAGATAACCCCGGCCTCACCTTCAAcctcaacatcaaccccCGACCGGCCCCGCTCCACAGGCCCATCCGCCTCCAaaacaccgccgccaccaaaaCCCGAAGAGAGCATAGAAGCCTTCGAGGACCGGACATTGAGCGCCGTATTCAAGCTAACTCTGCGCGAGGACCGCCAACGTGATATCCACGGTCACGCCCTGGTTTATCTTCCCGGTTTGCAAGCCGAATTGCAAGATGAGGGCCAGGAGCTGCGCATCCAGACCGCGGTCCTGGACCAAGCGCTCCTGGAAGCAGCGTCCAAGGCGGAAAACCAGCGTCCACTGGACTACCTGATTCCGTGCTGGAAGCGGATTACCAGATTGCACAAGGGGTTCCGGCgcgcgggagatgatgatccCAAGTTTCGGGTTCTGGTTGAGGCCCGCCGGCTCTGTATGAGTTATTGTATCTTTGCCATTACCATGCCTGAGATGTTTGGCATCGAGTCCTCTGAGCCATCTCCGTTAGCGCCGTATCTGCTGAACGAGCCCGAGGATGATAAGGGTATCGACTTTGAATTCATGACTGAGGCAGTTAAGCGGtttgaggaggatgagagcgTTAAGCCGGCTTTTATCGCTGCTGTTGAGGTGCTGAGCTCGGAGCTTGCGTCTAAGACTGTGAATGATGACTACAAGCCCTATGCTATG GCACTCCGGAATCTTGTGCGTCACGGGGCTATTGCGGGCGCGATCACAGAGTCATCCATTTTCAATGCGTCAAAGGATGCTGCTCAGTTTGAGAAGAAAACCCTCCTAGGTCCATGGTTTAGCCTGTCACCGCTCCAGGGAACGGTGACCATGTCGTACTTCTCCAGTCCAAAGACCCGCGATCAATCATACATCCTAAACTCTCAGCGGTCTCTTCGCATGATGCAGCAGATGCTCAGCTCTGACCTTCTCGATGTGGTCAACCACATGATTCGGGCCTCGAAGGAGGCACGCGATCGCGTGCTGGATTGGTTCGCCACAGCCCTGAATATCAATCACAAACGGCGCGCAATGCAAGTCGATCCCGAGCAGGTGTCTTCAGACGGCTTTATGTTCAACATTACGACATGCCTGGACCAACTCTGTGAGCCTTTTATGGATGCCAATTTCACCAAGATTGACAGAATCGATGCAGAATACCTCCACCGGGATTCGCGGGTGGATATGCGCGATGAGACGAAGATCAACGCAGACCAACATGCCTCGGATGCCTTTTATTCTAAGAAAGCCGAGGGGACGTCCAATTTTATCACGGAGATTTTTTTCTTGACGGTTGCCGCTCATCACTATGGCAGTGAATCACTAACTTCgaagctggagcagcttgagAAGGACCTCCGACACATGGAGTCTACCATCACCAAATTCGAACTTGAGCGGCACAAGTGGGCCGGCAATCCGATGCAGCTACGGGTATTTGAGCAGGCCCTCAAGCGATACAAGGACAAGCTCGACCTGGGCCTGGCCTTGAAGTACAGTCTTCAGGGCGTGTTGTTTGATGACCAGTGGCAGGCTCGGTCGATGCTATTTATGAGATATGTCACGGTCTGGCTCCTGAGGCTGGTCTCCCGCAAGGAAGTTCCTCGCGAGGAGATCTCTCTGCCCCTTCcggagcagcagccggaGGTTTTCCAATGTCTGCCGGAGTACTTCCTGGAAGACATTGTCAGCAACTTCAAATTCATCATGTGGTGCATGCCACAaatcatcaccgccaccCAGGGTGATGAGCTGGTCATGCTGTGCATCACATTCCTGGAGAGCTCCGAGTATATTAAGAACCCGTATCTCAAGGCCGGGCTGGTGTCCATCCTGTTTCGAGGAACTTGGCCGCGACCCGGGGGAGGACGGGGTGCGCTTGTGGACCTTCTCAGCTCGATGCCATTTGCCAACAACAATCTCCTCCATGCGATCATGAAGTTCTACATCGAGGCCGAGCACACCGGCACGCACACGCAATTCTTTGACAAGTTCAATATTCGTTACgagatcttccagatcaTCAAATGCATCTGGCCCAACGTCCTATACCGGGAGAAACTGTCCAAACAAGCCCAGGAGAAcctcgacttcttcgtcCGATTTgtcaacctcctcctcaacgATGTGACCTACGTCCTGGATGAGTCCTTTGGCGCCTTCAAAACAATCCACAACACACAAGTTGAACTTACCCAATCGGGCGACTCAATGGACGAAACCACCCGCCAAGAACGCGAAGAGAACCTCTCCTCCGCCCAGCGCAGCGCCAAGTCCTATATGCAACTAACCAATGAAACCGTTGCGATGCTGAAGCTCTTCACCGAAGCACTCGCCGACTCCTTCACCATGCCGGAGATCGTACAGCGCCTCGCCGACATGCTAGACTACAACCTCGACGCGATGGTGGGATCCAAGAGCTCCAATCTGCGCGTCGACAATCTACAGGAATATGGGTTCAGTCCGCGGTCTCTCCTCAGCGAGATCACCGACGTGTATTTAAAtctgatgaagaagcagaacTTCATTGTGGCTGTTGCGCGCGATGGCCGCTCGTATAAGCCTGCGAATTTTGAGAAGGCTGCTGAGATCCTGCGCAAGTGGTCGCTTAAATCTCCGGAGGAATTGCGCCGTTGGGGCCAGTTGCAGAAAAAGGTGCAGGAGGCTAAGGAGGTTGAtgaccaggccgaggaggatctgggCGAAATGCCGGATGAGTTCTTGG ACCCCCTCATGTTCACCCTGATGGAAGACCCCGTCATCCTCCCCAGCTCCCGCGTCTCCATAGACCGCGCGACCATCCGCTCGCACCTCCTCAGCGACCCGCACGACCCCTTCAATCGTGTTCTCttgaagatggaggatgttATGCCTG ACAccgagctcaaggccaagatcgaggctTTCAAGGCGGAGAGAATGGCAGCTAAGCACAAGGATCGCATGGACACGGCGGCGGATTGA
- a CDS encoding uncharacterized protein (ID:PFLUO_008098-T1.cds;~source:funannotate) gives MPSATASGSDAKDGARSRDHNQGNQDRKYTPEQKAAVIRIRKCSATAFYEILSIEKSATENEVKKAYRKQSLLTHPDKNGYDGADEAFKMVSRAFQILSDADKKSQYDKFGGDPDSRFNPGASAARGASPFSGFGGGGGFPRSAGGHGFEEEISPEELFNRFFNGAGFGGMGGGGFSPFGGPQFVFNMGGGPGFRVHQFGGGAPRRRPRAAAAAGQSEQTADAWSFLRQLLPLFLLFVLPLLSSLFSGSSAPSGPSYRFDAAVPPHTLHRTTPKLNVNYYVNPVDVEDYSVRKFRQLDQRVEVDYVTTLRYECETEVQVRDRKMQEAQGWFFPDIEKMKEARAMELKSCRRLEQLKGY, from the exons ATGCCGTCCGCCACGGCATCCGGCTCCGATGCCAAGGATGGCGCGCGATCGCGCGACCACAACCAAGGCAACCAGGACCGCAAATACACACCCGAGCAAAAGGCGGCCgtcatccgcatccgcaaATGTTCCGCGACGGCATTCTACGAGATTCTCTCTATCGAGAAGTCGGCCACAGAGAATGAAGTCAAAAAGGCCTATCGGAAGCAGAGTCTCCTGACGCACCCGGATAAGAATGGGTACGACGGCGCGGATGAGGCGTTTAAGA TGGTCTCGCGGGCGTTCCAGATTCTCTCGGACGCGGATAAGAAGTCGCAGTATGACAAGTTCGGCGGCGATCCCGATAGCAGGTTCAACCCCGGCGCTTCGGCGGCCCGGGGTGCGTCGCCGTTCAGTGGGttcggcggtggtggtggattCCCGCGCTCGGCGGGTGGTCATGgattcgaggaagagatctCGCCGGAGGAGCTGTTCAACCGGTTCTTCAACGGTGCTGGGTTTGGAGGCATGGGTGGTGGCGGGTTCAGTCCATTTG GTGGCCCGCAGTTCGTCTTCAATATGGGCGGCGGCCCCGGCTTCCGCGTCCACCAGTTTGGTGGCGGCGCGCCGCGTCGACGCCCgcgcgctgcagctgctgcaggacAGAGCGAGCAAACAGCCGATGCATGGTCcttcctccgccaactcCTCCCActgttcctcctcttcgtcctcccGCTCCTttcatctctcttctccggctcctcCGCTCCATCTGGGCCATCCTATCGATTCGATGCCGCGGTCCCACCGCACACACTGCACCGCACCACTCCCAAACTTAATGTCAATTATTACGTCAACCCGGTCGATGTGGAGGATTACAGCGTCCGGAAATTCCGCCAACTGGACCAGCGTGTCGAAGTCGACTATGTCACTACGCTGCGCTATGAATGCGAGACCGAGGTGCAGGTGCGCGACCGCAAGATGCAAGAGGCGCAGGGCTGGTTCTTCCCTGATatcgagaagatgaaggaggcTAGGGCGATGGAGCTGAAGAGTTGTCGCCGGTTAGAGCAGCTGAAGGGATATTGA
- a CDS encoding uncharacterized protein (ID:PFLUO_008099-T1.cds;~source:funannotate) encodes MGNSVEDAKQTLVQRFRAWGENSFPPTVLASLIAAQHMRPFQFFPMLFPPVLLFTSYANLQGYKTDSAGISAAWSGLYLLLAGRRRQPFMQRWGVRGIVRGTTMGLCLVNLVGGGLAYTLGKREEEEE; translated from the exons ATGGGCAACTCAGTTGAAGACGCAAAACAGACGCTGGTGCAGCGCTTCCGCGCATGGGGAG AGAACTCCTTCCCCCCAACCGTGCTCGCCTCTCTCATCGCCGCACAACACATGCGCCCGTTCCAGTTCTTCCCCATGCTCTTCCCGCCCGTCCTGCTCTTTACAAGCTACGCCAACCTCCAGGGCTATAAGACCGACAGCGCGGGGATCAGCGCCGCGTGGTCGGGTCTGTATCTGCTGCTCGCGggccggcggcgacagcCCTTTATGCAGAGGTGGGGTGTGAGGGGCATTGTGCGCGGCACGACGATGGGATTGTGTTTGGTGAATCTGGTGGGTGGAGGATTGGCGTACACGttggggaagagggaggaggaagaggagtaG